The following proteins come from a genomic window of Fibrobacter sp. UWH4:
- the folE gene encoding GTP cyclohydrolase I FolE: KKMEDGFRMILEGMGENPNREGLIDTPKRVAKMYAELMTGLSGEMRAEDILKTRFHEKYDEMIIVPDIEFASMCEHHFLPFTGKAHVAYIPGDCVVGLSKIPRVVEFYARFPQIQERMTRQIAELIQKELNPKGVAVVLEASHMCMTMRGVKKPGATMVTTQLLGRFKTDEKTRAEFMSRIYAPR, from the coding sequence TTAAGAAAATGGAAGACGGCTTCCGGATGATTCTGGAAGGCATGGGCGAGAACCCGAACCGCGAAGGTCTTATCGATACGCCCAAGCGTGTCGCCAAGATGTACGCCGAACTCATGACGGGACTTTCGGGTGAAATGCGCGCCGAAGACATCCTCAAGACTCGTTTCCATGAAAAGTACGATGAAATGATTATCGTGCCGGATATCGAGTTTGCGAGCATGTGTGAACACCATTTTCTGCCGTTCACGGGCAAGGCTCATGTGGCCTACATTCCGGGCGACTGCGTGGTGGGTCTTTCCAAGATTCCGCGCGTGGTGGAATTCTACGCACGTTTCCCGCAGATCCAGGAACGCATGACGCGCCAGATTGCAGAACTTATCCAGAAGGAACTGAACCCGAAGGGTGTCGCGGTTGTTTTGGAAGCGTCGCACATGTGCATGACGATGCGCGGTGTGAAAAAGCCCGGTGCAACGATGGTGACCACCCAGCTTTTGGGCCGATTCAAGACCGACGAAAAGACCCGCGCCGAATTCATGTCGCGCATTTACGCGCCGCGGTAA